DNA from Granulicella arctica:
GTTCTGGTAGGCGTGGAAGTCGACGGGGTCAGGGCAGGAGGCCCAGGTACCGTTGTACATGTCGGGATAGAAGATCTGGGTGGCGAGAGCCTCCCAGCCGCCGGTGCTGCCGCCGAAGGTAGCGCGAGCCCAGCCTTGTCCGATGCCACGGAAACGATGCTCGATCTCGGGGATCAGCTCCTCGTTGATGGCGGAGCCGTACGGGCCTACGTTGGCGGAGTCAACGTCGTAGGAATCGTCGTAGTAGGGGTTGGCGTTCTGGACGTAGAGGAGGATGACGCGGGGCGTGCGGCCGCTGGTCCAGTCCTGGAAGAGTTGATAGCCGGCTTTTTCTCGTTGGAGCTTGTGGCCGGTGTCAGCGGGGTTGGGCGGGGTGCTGAAGAACGGCGCGGAGGCACCAAAGGCGGCGTGGAAGTGATCCTGATAGACGACGAGGGGATAGTGGGCGTTGGGGTGCTCGTCGAAGCCGTCGGGGAGCAGGACCCAGGCTCCGAGATACATGTCGCGGCCCCAGAACTTGCTGAGTTTTTCCGATTTGAAGCGGATGAACTTGAGCCATTTGGCTCCGGGGTCTTTGGCGGCCATGACGGCGGGATCGGCGTCGGTGCCTTCGATGGGTGGGATGACCTTGTCTAGCTTCAGCTTGAGGGTGGTTGTCGATTTCGGGTCGATGTGGAGCTTGACCGGGGCGTTGTAGGGATTGCCGGGCTTGAGGTTCCAGTGCTGGCCTTCGCCTTTGTCGGGTGGGAGCCAGAGGGTCTTGCCGGAGGCGAGATGGAAGGGCTCGTAGACGTTGAAGACGACCTGGGCGGTGTAGTCGCCGGGTTCGATATCGCTCAGGGTGGGACGGGGATAGCCGATAGTTTTGGTGTCGATGACGATGGGTTGATTGGGGGAAAGATTTTCTACATCGACGCCGAAGCCCTGGGCGGATTCATAGGTCTCCTCGAGCTGCATGCGGGGCTCGGAGTCGGTCTTTTTGGTGATGACGAGGATGAGATGGCCGTTGAGGGGAGCGGTGGCGGGGATGGTGACCTCGATGCGCTGGGCTGGCAGGGATAAGGCGGTGGTGAGGGCCAGGGCAAGTGTGAGGGCGGATCGAGGGTGCATGGGGTCTCCGGATGTTGGAGTGATTGTAGAGGGTTTGTGCGTGATAGGAAGAACAGGCAAAAGCAACCGCAAATCCTTCGACTACGCTACGCTCCCGCTCAGGATGACAACTATTTAGCTAAGTGGAGAAGAGCGGCGTGCTCGTTGTGAGTTTAGAAGAAAACGGCCCACGGATGATCCGTGGGCCGTTGCTGCTGACTATACCGCGGGCTAGTCGATGGAGATTTTGCGGAGGAGTTTGAAGTCGCTGAGCATCTTGCCGGTGCCGAGGACTACCGAGGCAAGGGGGTCGTCGGCGATGGAAACGGGGAGGCCAGTCTCTTCGCGGATGCGCTTGTCTAGATTTTTGATGAGGGCGCCGCCGCCGGTGAGGACGATGCCCCGGTCGGAGATGTCAGCGGAGAGCTCGGGCGGGGTGCGCTCGAGGGCTACGCGGATGGCGTTGATGATGGTGGCGATGGACTCGCCGAGGGCCTCGCGGATCTCGGAGTCCTCGATGGTGATGGTCTTGGGGACGCCTTCGATGAGGTTGCGACCCTTGACCTCCATGTGGATGGGCTTGTCGAGGGGGTAGGCGGAGCCGAGTTCAATCTTGATCTGCTCGGCGGTGCGCTCGCCGATGAGGAGGTTGTACTTGCGCTTGAGGTAGGTCATGACGGCTTCGTCCATCTGGTTGCCGGCCATGCGGACGGAACGCGAGTAGACGATGCCTGCGAGGGAGATGACCGCGATGTCGGTGGTACCGCCGCCGATGTCGACGACCATGTTGCCGCCGGGTTCCGTGATGGGAAGACCTGCGCCGATGGCGGCGACCATGGCCTGTTCGACCAGGTGAACTTCAGAGGCTTTGGCGCGGTAGGCGGAGTCCATGACGGCTCGCTTTTCTACCTGTGTGATCTCGGAAGGGACGCCGATGACGATGCGGGGGTGGACCATCATCTTGCGGTTGTGGGCCTTCTGGATGAAGTAGTTGAGCATCTTCTCGGTGTGGCGGAAGTCGGCGATGACGCCGTCCTTCATGGGCTTGATGGCGACGATGTTGCCGGGGGTTCGGCCGAGCATCTCCTTGGCTTCCTTGCCGACGGCCTCGACCTCATTGGTGAGCTTGTTGACGGCGATGATGGAGGGCTCGTTGACGATGATGCCCTTGCCATGGGCGAAGACGAGGGTGTTTGCGGTGCCAAGGTCGATGGCAAGGTCGCTCGAGAAGAGCGAAAAGAGCGAGCGCATGTTGTGGATGCGCGAATACCGCATTTGGAAGCCGTTCGATGACATTGTGCGTGTATCAATCCCTGGGACGAAGATGAGCTTCTATTGTACGGCTTGCAAAGGATGCGCGCTGCGGTGCAAATTTGCGGAA
Protein-coding regions in this window:
- a CDS encoding alpha/beta hydrolase-fold protein, translating into MHPRSALTLALALTTALSLPAQRIEVTIPATAPLNGHLILVITKKTDSEPRMQLEETYESAQGFGVDVENLSPNQPIVIDTKTIGYPRPTLSDIEPGDYTAQVVFNVYEPFHLASGKTLWLPPDKGEGQHWNLKPGNPYNAPVKLHIDPKSTTTLKLKLDKVIPPIEGTDADPAVMAAKDPGAKWLKFIRFKSEKLSKFWGRDMYLGAWVLLPDGFDEHPNAHYPLVVYQDHFHAAFGASAPFFSTPPNPADTGHKLQREKAGYQLFQDWTSGRTPRVILLYVQNANPYYDDSYDVDSANVGPYGSAINEELIPEIEHRFRGIGQGWARATFGGSTGGWEALATQIFYPDMYNGTWASCPDPVDFHAYQNINLYDDTNAFVRKGDFGEIPVAADRKPDGSIIATSQGEFRYEYVLGTHGRSTEQWNIWQAVFSPVGPDGYPKEALNSLTGVIDKDTVAYWHDHYDLNAILKRDWTTLGPKLEGKIHLAVGDGDTYFLNNAVHLLQSTLEDTRNPHSDATFQYGPGMPHCYTGGPAEYTMEQNNRTWAQRVLPQMTDHMLKTAPIGADTQSWRY
- a CDS encoding rod shape-determining protein; its protein translation is MSSNGFQMRYSRIHNMRSLFSLFSSDLAIDLGTANTLVFAHGKGIIVNEPSIIAVNKLTNEVEAVGKEAKEMLGRTPGNIVAIKPMKDGVIADFRHTEKMLNYFIQKAHNRKMMVHPRIVIGVPSEITQVEKRAVMDSAYRAKASEVHLVEQAMVAAIGAGLPITEPGGNMVVDIGGGTTDIAVISLAGIVYSRSVRMAGNQMDEAVMTYLKRKYNLLIGERTAEQIKIELGSAYPLDKPIHMEVKGRNLIEGVPKTITIEDSEIREALGESIATIINAIRVALERTPPELSADISDRGIVLTGGGALIKNLDKRIREETGLPVSIADDPLASVVLGTGKMLSDFKLLRKISID